One segment of Castanea sativa cultivar Marrone di Chiusa Pesio chromosome 3, ASM4071231v1 DNA contains the following:
- the LOC142627494 gene encoding GDSL esterase/lipase At3g26430-like, protein MEPHSLYVIYGLLISLALLPNPTVAALSKCSFPAIFNFGDSNSDTGGLSAAFGQAPPPNGETFFHTPSGRYSDGRLVIDFIAESYGLPYLSAFLDSLGSNFSHGANFASAGATIRPQNTTMAQSGYSPVSLDVQSIQFSDFHRRSQVFNKKGGVFEQMLPKGDYFSQALYTFDIGQNDLTAGYKLNMTTEEVKAYVPDVLGQFSNAIKKIYGEGGRIFWVHNTGPVGCLPYVMDRFLIMASQIDKYGCASPFNDVAQYFNLRLKETVAQLRKDLPEAAITYVDVYSVKYTLIAQAKKHGFENPFVACCGHGGKFNYNRFLKCGAKKTIDGKEILISNSCKDPSVRINWDGTHFTEAANKWIFNQIADGSFSDPPISLEMACHRMDH, encoded by the exons ATGGAGCCTCACTCTTTATATGTTATCTATGGCCTGCTAATTTCATTGGCATTACTACCAAATCCTACCGTAGCAGCCTTATCCAAATGCAGTTTTCCGGCCATATTCAACTTTGGTGACTCCAATTCAGACACCGGTGGCTTGTCGGCGGCATTCGGCCAAGCTCCGCCGcccaatggagaaacattttTTCACACCCCATCTGGACGGTATTCTGATGGCCGTCTTGTAATTGATTTCATAG CGGAAAGCTATGGGTTACCGTATCTCAGTGCTTTTCTAGACTCGCTGGGTTCAAACTTTAGTCATGGAGCCAATTTTGCATCTGCTGGAGCAACAATTAGACCTCAGAACACAACAATGGCACAAAGTGGATACAGTCCTGTTTCATTAGATGTGCAGTCTATTCAATTCTCAGATTTTCACAGAAGATCCCAAGTATTCAACAAAAAAG GAGGGGTCTTTGAGCAAATGTTACCCAAGGGGGATTATTTTTCTCAAGCTCTGTACACATTTGACATTGGCCAAAATGATCTTACTGCTGGTTACAAACTCAACATGACTACTGAAGAAGTTAAGGCATATGTTCCTGATGTATTGGGCCAGTTCTCAAATGCCATTAAG AAAATATATGGTGAAGGTGGAAGAATATTTTGGGTACACAACACAGGCCCAGTGGGCTGCCTTCCATACGTTATGGACCGCTTTCTTATCATGGCGAGCCAAATAGATAAATATGGCTGTGCCAGTCCATTCAATGATGTGGCCCAATATTTTAACCTCAGATTAAAAGAAACTGTAGCCCAACTCAGGAAAGATCTTCCAGAGGCAGCAATCACCTATGTTGATGTCTACTCAGTGAAGTACACCCTCATTGCCCAAGCCAAAAAACATG GATTCGAGAACCCTTTTGTGGCATGCTGTGGTCATGGTGGGAAATTTAATTACAACCGCTTCTTGAAGTGTGGAGCCAAGAAGACTATAGATGGCaaagaaattttgatttcaaattcgTGCAAAGATCCATCGGTTCGGATTAATTGGGATGGGACTCATTTCACCGAGGCTGCTAACAAATGGATTTTCAACCAAATAGCTGATGGCTCATTTTCGGACCCACCCATTTCATTGGAAATGGCCTGTCATAGAATGGACCACTAA
- the LOC142629515 gene encoding uncharacterized protein LOC142629515 — translation MHDSIGIPACFSSGERPADDPATVIRSGQSLVMSVYQTKIAGKCRLITISWCKNMLLHGLSVSVEGLDGDEHHRCKVELKPWYFWRKQGSKKFMVDGKTVYVVWDLKAAVFNGKIEPQSGYYVAIVCEEEVVLIVGDLKKDAFRKTGCRPALIEPMLVSRKEHVFGRKKFSTRTKFQEKGDIHELSIECKNAISNDKSLGGFDPQMEIKIDGNLAVHIEHLQWKFRGNESISVSKTKVEVYWDVHDWFFSSGTRHGLFLFRPISSSVSPSSSSSSTTTTLTSTHLSTQEASSASGEEVNACGSSKFSLFFYAWRVE, via the coding sequence ATGCATGATTCAATTGGAATTCCTGCTTGCTTTTCATCTGGTGAGAGGCCAGCTGATGATCCAGCAACTGTAATCAGGTCAGGCCAAAGTTTAGTTATGTCAGTGTACCAAACAAAGATTGCCGGTAAGTGTCGTCTGATCACCATTTCATGGTGCAAGAATATGTTATTGCATGGCCTATCTGTTTCAGTTGAAGGACTAGATGGGGATGAGCATCATAGGTGCAAGGTTGAGCTCAAGCCGTGGTACTTTTGGAGGAAACAAGGCTCCAAGAAATTTATGGTTGATGGTAAGACAGTCTATGTGGTTTGGGACCTTAAAGCTGCAGTATTCAATGGCAAGATTGAGCCACAATCAGGTTACTATGTTGCCATTGTTTGTGAAGAAGAGGTGGTGTTAATTGTTGGTGATCTAAAGAAAGATGCCTTTCGAAAAACGGGTTGTAGGCCGGCTCTCATCGAGCCAATGTTAGTTTCAAGGAAGGAACATGTGTTTGGAAGAAAGAAATTCTCCACAAGGACCAAATTTCAAGAGAAAGGTGACATTCATGAACTCTCTATTGAGTGCAAAAATGCTATTAGCAATGACAAATCCTTAGGTGGGTTTGATCCACAAATGGAGATTAAGATAGATGGGAACCTAGCTGTTCATATTGAGCATCTTCAATGGAAGTTTAGAGGCAATGAGTCCATCAGTGTAAGCAAAACTAAAGTAGAAGTCTATTGGGATGTCCATGACTGGTTCTTTAGCTCTGGTACAAGGCATGGTCTATTCTTATTTAGGCCAATTTCATCATCTgtatctccatcatcatcatcatcatcaacaacaacaacattgaCATCAACACATTTGTCAACTCAGGAAGCCAGTTCTGCCTCAGGAGAAGAAGTTAATGCATGTGGGTCTTCCaagttttccttgtttttctaTGCTTGGAGGGTAGAATAA
- the LOC142627628 gene encoding putative protein phosphatase 2C 14 isoform X2 — translation MASDSGSSLVKDTNTTMPSVSSSSSSSSSSCISLKRKRPPKIEIPNVLQEMPTEKFTSQDSTTQQDPVCVFSEIGFVGVSSVKGKKKFMEDTHKILPCGFFGVYDGHGGKKAAEFVAENLHTNILQMMENCEEPMSKEEAVKAGYLKTDQEFLKQGLGSGACCVTALIEGQEVLISNLGDCRAVLCRGGVAEALTRDHRVEQEDEQKRIEDKGGYVEFHRGAWRVHGILCVSRSIGDAHLKDWVLAEPDTKILKLTPDMEFLVLASDGLWEEVGNQEAVDTIKQLCTVEKQLGPSSDLQKDYDDDNFGCVNVSPSSKLRRISLVKQPKGMIGQSPSYKKTINRRKANKDDFANENESPPLKSRRISLVKRVNMKTMSPTKESISYKMSKTTSNGLVAACEELVNLAVSRGSLDDITVMIIDLNHFRCNS, via the exons ATGGCGAGTGACTCAGGCTCTTCACTTGTAAAagacacaaacacaacaatgccctctgtttcttcttcttcttcttcttcttcttcttcttgcatTTCACTGAAGCGGAAGAGACCCCCCAAGATTGAGATCCCAAATGTGTTGCAAGAAATGCCAACAGAGAAGTTCACGTCCCAAGACTCCACGACCCAACAAGACCCCGTTTGCGTTTTCTCTGAGATTGGTTTTGTTGGGGTTTCCTCCGTTAAAGGCAAGAAGAAGTTCATGGAAGACACCCACAAGATCCTTCCTTGC GGGTTCTTTGGTGTATATGATGGACATGGAGGTAAGAAAGCTGCAGAGTTTGTTGCTGAGAATTTACATACTAACATTCTTCAAATGATGGAGAATTGTGAAGAACCCATGTCAAAGGAAGAGGCAGTTAAAGCTGGTTATCTGAAAACGGATCAGGAGTTCTTGAAGCAG GGTTTAGGCAGCGGTGCTTGTTGTGTCACAGCCTTGATTGAAGGGCAGGAGGTTCTTATTTCAAACTTGGGAGATTGCAGGGCTGTTCTTTGTAGAGGTGGAGTTGCAGAAGCTCTTACAAGAGATCATAGAGTCGAACAAGAGGATGAACAGAAAAGAATAGAGGATAAG GGAGGATATGTCGAGTTTCATCGAGGAGCATGGAGAGTTCATGGGATACTTTGTGTTTCTAGAAGCATAGGAGATGCTCATCTAAAAGACTGGGTACTAGCTGAGCCTGACACAAAGATCTTAAAGCTGACGCCGGACATGGAATTCCTTGTCTTGGCTTCTGATGGACTATGGGAAGAG GTTGGCAACCAAGAAGCCGTTGATACAATCAAACAATTATGTACTGTTGAAAAGCAATTGGGCCCATCAAGTGATCTTCAGAAAGATTATGATGATGACAATTTTGGCTGTGTGAATGTGAGTCCTTCATCAAAGTTACGTAGGATTTCACTGGTTAAGCAACCTAAAGGGATGATAGGTCAGTCTCCAAGCTATAAGAAAACCATAAATAGAAGGAAAGCTAACAAAGATGATTTTGCTAATGAAAATGAAAGTCCTCCATTGAAGTCACGAAGAATATCATTGGTCAAGCGAGTAAATATGAAAACCATGTCTCCAACTAAAGAGAGCATTAGCTATAAGATGAGTAAAACTACCTCAAATGGActtgttgctgcttgtgaggaGCTTGTGAACCTTGCTGTGAGTAGGGGTAGCTTAGATGATATCACTGTCATGATAATTGATCTGAACCACTTCAGATGTAACAGCTGA
- the LOC142627628 gene encoding putative protein phosphatase 2C 14 isoform X1 gives MASDSGSSLVKDTNTTMPSVSSSSSSSSSSCISLKRKRPPKIEIPNVLQEMPTEKFTSQDSTTQQDPVCVFSEIGFVGVSSVKGKKKFMEDTHKILPCVNGNNSNKGFFGVYDGHGGKKAAEFVAENLHTNILQMMENCEEPMSKEEAVKAGYLKTDQEFLKQGLGSGACCVTALIEGQEVLISNLGDCRAVLCRGGVAEALTRDHRVEQEDEQKRIEDKGGYVEFHRGAWRVHGILCVSRSIGDAHLKDWVLAEPDTKILKLTPDMEFLVLASDGLWEEVGNQEAVDTIKQLCTVEKQLGPSSDLQKDYDDDNFGCVNVSPSSKLRRISLVKQPKGMIGQSPSYKKTINRRKANKDDFANENESPPLKSRRISLVKRVNMKTMSPTKESISYKMSKTTSNGLVAACEELVNLAVSRGSLDDITVMIIDLNHFRCNS, from the exons ATGGCGAGTGACTCAGGCTCTTCACTTGTAAAagacacaaacacaacaatgccctctgtttcttcttcttcttcttcttcttcttcttcttgcatTTCACTGAAGCGGAAGAGACCCCCCAAGATTGAGATCCCAAATGTGTTGCAAGAAATGCCAACAGAGAAGTTCACGTCCCAAGACTCCACGACCCAACAAGACCCCGTTTGCGTTTTCTCTGAGATTGGTTTTGTTGGGGTTTCCTCCGTTAAAGGCAAGAAGAAGTTCATGGAAGACACCCACAAGATCCTTCCTTGCGTAAATGGCAACAACTCAAACAAA GGGTTCTTTGGTGTATATGATGGACATGGAGGTAAGAAAGCTGCAGAGTTTGTTGCTGAGAATTTACATACTAACATTCTTCAAATGATGGAGAATTGTGAAGAACCCATGTCAAAGGAAGAGGCAGTTAAAGCTGGTTATCTGAAAACGGATCAGGAGTTCTTGAAGCAG GGTTTAGGCAGCGGTGCTTGTTGTGTCACAGCCTTGATTGAAGGGCAGGAGGTTCTTATTTCAAACTTGGGAGATTGCAGGGCTGTTCTTTGTAGAGGTGGAGTTGCAGAAGCTCTTACAAGAGATCATAGAGTCGAACAAGAGGATGAACAGAAAAGAATAGAGGATAAG GGAGGATATGTCGAGTTTCATCGAGGAGCATGGAGAGTTCATGGGATACTTTGTGTTTCTAGAAGCATAGGAGATGCTCATCTAAAAGACTGGGTACTAGCTGAGCCTGACACAAAGATCTTAAAGCTGACGCCGGACATGGAATTCCTTGTCTTGGCTTCTGATGGACTATGGGAAGAG GTTGGCAACCAAGAAGCCGTTGATACAATCAAACAATTATGTACTGTTGAAAAGCAATTGGGCCCATCAAGTGATCTTCAGAAAGATTATGATGATGACAATTTTGGCTGTGTGAATGTGAGTCCTTCATCAAAGTTACGTAGGATTTCACTGGTTAAGCAACCTAAAGGGATGATAGGTCAGTCTCCAAGCTATAAGAAAACCATAAATAGAAGGAAAGCTAACAAAGATGATTTTGCTAATGAAAATGAAAGTCCTCCATTGAAGTCACGAAGAATATCATTGGTCAAGCGAGTAAATATGAAAACCATGTCTCCAACTAAAGAGAGCATTAGCTATAAGATGAGTAAAACTACCTCAAATGGActtgttgctgcttgtgaggaGCTTGTGAACCTTGCTGTGAGTAGGGGTAGCTTAGATGATATCACTGTCATGATAATTGATCTGAACCACTTCAGATGTAACAGCTGA